One genomic window of Leishmania major strain Friedlin complete genome, chromosome 15 includes the following:
- a CDS encoding putative developmentally regulated protein: MTVFWLEQWWKRKDHRKIRGARGARFASLRFHGAFILSVLVLVEYVFRSTDNFTARHFADPPLLAPPPLPTSLGYSMTSEMPHLKSLELEREAPAHLPRSGPLDLKGLRGEGRPSG, encoded by the coding sequence ATGACCGTGTTTTGGCTGGAGCAGTGGTGGAAGCGCAAGGATCACCGCAAGATCCGTGGCGCACGTGGCGCACGTTTTgcctcgctgcgcttccACGGCGCCTTCATCCTCAGCGTCCTCGTGCTGGTCGAGTACGTGTTCCGGTCGACGGACAACTTCACGGCGCGGCACTTCGCGGACCCGccactgctggcgccgccgccgctgcccacgTCGCTCGGGTACTCGATGACAAGCGAGATGCCGCACTTGAAGTCGCTTGAGCTGGAGCGcgaggcgccagcgcacctACCGCGGAGCGGTCCCCTCGACCTCAAGGGCCTCCGCGGAGAGGGCCGTCCCTCGGGATGA
- the TRYP7 gene encoding tryparedoxin peroxidase — protein MSCGNAKINSPAPSFEEVALMPNGSFKKISLSSYKGKWVVLFFYPLDFSFVCPTEVIAFSDSVSRFNELNCEVLACSIDSEYAHLQWTLQDRKKGGLGTMAIPMLADKTKSIARSYGVLEESQGVAYRGLFIIDPHGMLRQITVNDMPVGRSVEEVLRLLEAFQFVEKHGEVCPANWKKGAPTMKPEPNASVEGYFSKQ, from the coding sequence ATGTCCTGCGGTAACGCCAAGATCAACTCTCCCGCGCCGTCcttcgaggaggtggcgctcaTGCCCAACGGCAGCTTCAAGAAGATCAGCCTCTCCTCCTACAAGGGCAAGTGGgtcgtgctcttcttctaCCCGCTCGACTTCAGCTTCGTGTGCCCGACAGAGGTCATCGCGTTCTCCGACAGCGTGAGTCGCTTCAACGAGCTCAACTGCGAGGTCCTCGCGTGCTCGATAGACAGCGAGTACGCGCACCTGCAGTGGACGCTGCAGGACCGCAAGAAGGGCGGCCTCGGGACCATGGCGATCCCAATGCTAGCCGACAAGACCAAGAGCATCGCTCGTTCCTAcggcgtgctggaggagagcCAGGGCGTGGCCTACCGCGGTCTCTTCATCATCGACCCCCATGGCATGCTGCGTCAGATCACCGTCAATGACATGCCGGTGGGCCgcagcgtggaggaggttcTACGCCTGCTGGAGGCTTTTCAGTTCGTGGAGAAGCACGGCGAGGTGTGCCCCGCGAACTGGAAGAAGGGCGCCCCCACGATGAAGCCGGAACCGAATGCGTCTGTCGAGGGATACTTCAGCAAGCAGTAA
- the TRYP6 gene encoding tryparedoxin peroxidase, giving the protein MSCGNAKINSPAPSFEEVALMPNGSFKKISLSSYKGKWVVLFFYPLDFSFVCPTEVIAFSDSVSRFNELNCEVLACSIDSEYAHLQWTLQDRKKGGLGTMAIPMLADKTKSIARSYGVLEESQGVAYRGLFIIDPHGMLRQITVNDMPVGRSVEEVLRLLEAFQFVEKHGEVCPANWKKGDPGMKVDHNK; this is encoded by the coding sequence ATGTCCTGCGGTAACGCCAAGATCAACTCTCCCGCGCCGTCcttcgaggaggtggcgctcaTGCCCAACGGCAGCTTCAAGAAGATCAGCCTCTCCTCCTACAAGGGCAAGTGGgtcgtgctcttcttctaCCCGCTCGACTTTAGCTTCGTGTGCCCGACAGAGGTCATCGCGTTCTCCGACAGCGTGAGTCGCTTCAACGAGCTCAACTGCGAGGTCCTCGCGTGCTCGATAGACAGCGAGTACGCGCACCTGCAGTGGACGCTGCAGGACCGCAAGAAGGGCGGCCTCGGGACCATGGCGATCCCAATGCTAGCCGACAAGACCAAGAGCATCGCTCGTTCCTAcggcgtgctggaggagagcCAGGGCGTGGCCTACCGCGGTCTCTTCATCATCGACCCCCATGGCATGCTGCGTCAGATCACCGTCAATGACATGCCGGTGGGCCgcagcgtggaggaggttcTACGCCTGCTGGAGGCTTTTCAGTTCGTGGAGAAGCACGGCGAGGTGTGCCCCGCGAACTGGAAGAAGGGCGACCCTGGCATGAAGGTCGACCACAACAAGTAA